The following DNA comes from Desulfurococcus sp..
AGGATCAAGCTTTCAGCCAGTGATTCTTTCGGGTTTCGGGTTTTACTGGCTGGCTACCTTGAATAGTATCTCCTTGAACTTGTAGCCTTCTCTGGATATTATCGCTATATCTACTCCGTCACCTGATAGCACATCTCTCTCGATGACCGCTTTAATAGCGTTGACTGCTAGCTCCTCGGCTTCACTGAGTGTTAGGTCGGGCTTGTACCGGGGCTCTATGTATCCTAGGGCTAGCTGGGCTCCAGAGCCTAGTGCAGCATACTTTTCTTCGATTAAGCTGCCTACAGGGTCTAGTATGTAGATTGATGGAGTGTCATTATCGTATCCTCCAACTACTACTTCTGTTAGCATTGGGATTAGCTTGTAGCTGTATAGTATTACTGAGAGGAGTTTAGCTAGGCTTCTAGCCTTAATCTCCCTGCCGTGCTGTAGCTCGTAGTTCTTAGCCTCCAGCTTCAATAATCTTACAAGGAAGTTTACATCCCCCATTAAGCCAGCGAACCCTACGCCTACACGACTTGTCACCATGTGTATCTTCCTAGCGTTCCTGCTTAGAATAAAGCCGTCGTACGTTAACCTCTTCTCACTGGCTAGTACAACCCCTTCACTAGTCTTTAATCCAACTACTGTGCCTGGTAGAGCATCCACCATTAAACCACCACTAGTTGATACTATACTAATCTAACACTCTCTAGTGGATTATAAAGTTGAGGAAGCTATAGGAGGCTCCTTCTGCTAGCTGAAATAATAGTGAGGCTCCCGCTCACTGATACTGTTAACCCTGCTCCTCTCGCAACCCCTTTAATCAAGGAGAGCATTTTTGATTTAATTTTATCCTCCTGGGGAAGCAGTATTATAGAGCTACCCTGCACAACTGCAACCCCTGCCTCGGATCCCAGTAGCTCTATAATCTTCATGGCGTCTGCTCCCAGCTCTGAGAGAACTCTACCAAGCTTTACCCCTTTCTCCTCGATTACCCCTAGATCCTCTACTGTGAGAATATCAGGGTGTATGTAGGTGAATCCTGCCTTCACTAGTAGTAGCTCGATCCACCTCTCCATTAGAGCTCTAGGAGCATAGTAGCCCATTGACTCCACGCGGAGGGCTTCATCTAGAAGCTGTCTTATGTAGCTTGAGATACTGAGCCCTCTTCTCCTAGCGATCTCCTTGATGGCATCCACGTACTCTGCCTCTAAGTTAATCATCTTCCTATTCTTTCTCAAGGAATCCTGTCACCCTTACCACTATGGTGTTCGAGCCTACTGTTAAATCAAGTATTCTAAGCTCGTAGCCTGCCGCCATAGACTTAATGACACTCTCTAGTAAGCGCATCACCCTAGGGGTTGCATTAGCCATTGAAACCACGTACTTGTAGACTCCTTCTCCTTCATCAGCTACATCCACGCTTGTCAGTGGAGCCCATATTGAGAGAGCTGTCTGGAACTCGCGTGGAGAGCTTCCTCGTTTAACTCTACTCAGCTCTCCAAACCACCTGGCAGACCTGGAGGCTTCTTCCAGTAGCTGCCTGTATAATTCTTCCCCAGCCTCCTCGATCATTTTAACTGCAATAGTGTACGGCATGAAGACTAAGCCTAGTCTTCTAAGGTCGTCTACAGCGTCGACGAGAACAATACTCTCAAGTATAGAGGACTTATACCTCATAACTCTCAGCAGCCCACCTAAAGCTCTCTCTATAAGCACACTGTAAGGCATACCATACCTCTCGGAGACCGCGAGAGCCTCATTGATAACCTCATCAGAGAGTGGTACGAATCTCCTTCTAACTTCTCTCGACACGCTTACCCCCTTGATCAACTAGGCTGTAGCAGGCTTAAAACTATTAGAAGCCTCTCTAACCCGGCTTACACGGGGAAAACTTATATATTCACCACTAGTAACTTGAAGTCTGGGGTGTGTGGGATGAGTATTCGTAGAGTATTAGTAGTACCCACGTTAATACTCCTCTCAATAGTAATACTATCCTACAGTTCTCCCATGGTGGAAGCAGCCAGCGTTAAAACCCCCAGTATAGCAAGTATACGAGACATCGTGAATAAGGTTGACGGAAACTACATCTCACTAGTACTAGTAGTAGATAAGTCAACCCCAGCTAGCATAGTTAACAAGCTGTATAGTAAGCTTGAGAGCACTAAATTCGAGTACTATGGTGCAGAAGTTAGTCTAGCTGCATCAAGACTTATTAGAGATAAGCTTGGAAA
Coding sequences within:
- a CDS encoding proteasome subunit beta, coding for MVDALPGTVVGLKTSEGVVLASEKRLTYDGFILSRNARKIHMVTSRVGVGFAGLMGDVNFLVRLLKLEAKNYELQHGREIKARSLAKLLSVILYSYKLIPMLTEVVVGGYDNDTPSIYILDPVGSLIEEKYAALGSGAQLALGYIEPRYKPDLTLSEAEELAVNAIKAVIERDVLSGDGVDIAIISREGYKFKEILFKVASQ
- a CDS encoding ribbon-helix-helix protein, CopG family; protein product: MRKNRKMINLEAEYVDAIKEIARRRGLSISSYIRQLLDEALRVESMGYYAPRALMERWIELLLVKAGFTYIHPDILTVEDLGVIEEKGVKLGRVLSELGADAMKIIELLGSEAGVAVVQGSSIILLPQEDKIKSKMLSLIKGVARGAGLTVSVSGSLTIISASRRSLL